A genome region from Tolypothrix sp. PCC 7712 includes the following:
- the psb34 gene encoding photosystem II assembly protein Psb34, protein MYTTINENGILNNYATEPELYYAEYPNQELQNRYKFQAAIGTLLVTTLFLVALGVS, encoded by the coding sequence ATGTATACCACCATTAACGAAAACGGCATTCTTAACAATTACGCAACAGAACCCGAACTTTACTACGCTGAATATCCCAACCAAGAGTTGCAAAATCGTTACAAGTTTCAAGCAGCAATTGGTACTTTATTAGTCACAACTTTATTTTTAGTTGCTTTGGGCGTTAGCTAA
- a CDS encoding plasmid replication protein, CyRepA1 family, whose translation MHLHYLHPQHLEELVKSSGINLHIAKLNFLSLQGINAYEYLLISELLPRTNTGMVKNAWLQRYAHITEGGWWCSGLDPVNHWQMMEWGCFKPNQPRINQNGKAIKYEHPPSTPTRVFCLRVTLDVWQQVAQRYNLSLPNNISIAGNGEAVGFWQWVMEQNIPLIICEGAKKAATLLSQGYAAIAIPGITSGYRVVKDDFGKVTRRQLIPDLGIFTLKKRTFYICFDFETKPKTIAAVNNAISQLGFLFQEKNCPVKVIELPGVEKGVDEFIVAKGAGSFEKVYRQSVDLEVYLALTKPHTELTIPAAITVNSPYLGEIPFPTSGLVGVKSAKGTGKTTGLKAVVHQAKNRNQPILLITHRIQLGKFLCEKIGINWGINYGERQENIYQCPMPHAPCPIPKSFGLCVDSIWKLNPDDWQGAIIILDEVEQSLWHLLNSNTCKQKRVRILKIFQQLIATVLSTGGLVIAQDADLSDVSLEYLQGLAGSKLTPWIVLNQWQPERGWDVTFYDSPNPTPLIHQLELDLIAGRKCYVTTDSRTGRYSCETIERYLKERLEKLRRQFPKTLVISSQTTNTLGHPAVDFVAAINQKIPEYETVFVTPSIGTGISIDVQHFDRVYGIFQGVIPDSEARQALARVRDNVPRVVWCAKRGIGLIGSGSTNYRLLSYWYQENQKDNLALLSPLHKIDVDLPLVYDPIHLRTWAKLSARVNASIRLYRQSLQEGLMADGHQVWTRSNAVHNNIIRDLRLAFLATDPQDFANRKRLILEIVKVQKEWTEKRQKSKEIKRKIRDIKQQNQLLAATAVANARDIDYVEYENLLAKHSLTQDERNAVEKYILRQRYGIEVTPNLKLQDDRGYYGQLLTHYYLTHESEYFHIRDRQEWHQQLSWGDGQVFLPDIKTYTLKVEAMRALGMVDFLEVGREFTEDEPDLTLLKNLAVQNSKHIKRVLGINLGSAPESVSGIKILSRLLSLLGLRLRRGEKGYQVDAETLADGRQKVFAIWQQRDELMLTHLRNMRDETTNYLSEWQQVGV comes from the coding sequence ATGCATCTGCACTATTTACACCCCCAACACCTTGAGGAATTAGTCAAGAGCAGTGGCATAAATTTACACATTGCGAAGCTGAATTTTTTGTCGCTTCAGGGGATCAACGCCTATGAGTACTTGTTGATTTCTGAGTTGCTTCCGCGCACCAATACCGGGATGGTAAAAAACGCCTGGTTGCAGCGTTACGCCCATATCACCGAGGGCGGCTGGTGGTGTTCGGGACTCGATCCGGTAAATCATTGGCAAATGATGGAATGGGGATGCTTTAAGCCCAACCAGCCCCGAATCAATCAAAATGGTAAGGCAATCAAGTACGAACATCCTCCCAGTACGCCAACGCGGGTGTTTTGTCTGCGCGTGACACTAGATGTTTGGCAGCAAGTAGCCCAGCGTTATAATCTTTCACTGCCCAATAATATAAGTATTGCTGGCAATGGTGAAGCTGTAGGCTTTTGGCAATGGGTGATGGAACAGAATATTCCCCTAATTATTTGCGAAGGGGCGAAGAAAGCAGCCACACTCTTAAGTCAAGGATATGCTGCGATCGCAATTCCGGGAATCACTAGCGGCTATCGCGTTGTTAAAGATGATTTTGGTAAAGTCACTCGTCGTCAGCTAATTCCTGACTTGGGAATTTTTACTCTCAAAAAACGTACCTTTTATATTTGCTTTGATTTTGAAACTAAGCCCAAAACTATCGCCGCAGTTAATAACGCTATTTCCCAACTAGGCTTTTTATTTCAAGAAAAAAACTGTCCGGTAAAAGTTATTGAATTACCAGGGGTGGAAAAAGGGGTTGATGAGTTTATTGTTGCTAAAGGTGCGGGTAGTTTTGAGAAGGTTTATCGCCAAAGTGTTGATTTAGAAGTTTATCTAGCTTTAACTAAACCCCATACCGAGTTAACTATTCCGGCTGCAATTACAGTTAATTCTCCTTATTTAGGTGAAATTCCTTTTCCTACTTCTGGATTAGTAGGCGTAAAATCAGCTAAAGGAACGGGTAAGACTACAGGATTAAAAGCTGTCGTTCATCAAGCTAAAAATAGAAATCAACCTATTTTATTAATTACCCATAGAATTCAACTGGGAAAGTTTTTATGTGAAAAAATCGGCATTAACTGGGGTATTAATTATGGAGAACGCCAAGAAAATATTTACCAATGCCCCATGCCCCATGCCCCATGCCCCATCCCCAAATCATTTGGTTTATGTGTTGATTCTATTTGGAAACTGAATCCAGATGATTGGCAGGGAGCAATTATAATTTTAGATGAAGTAGAGCAGTCTTTATGGCATCTACTCAATAGCAATACTTGTAAACAAAAACGCGTCAGAATATTAAAGATATTCCAACAATTAATTGCTACAGTTTTAAGCACTGGCGGATTAGTCATTGCCCAAGATGCAGATTTATCTGATGTTTCTCTTGAATATTTACAAGGTTTAGCAGGTAGTAAATTAACGCCTTGGATAGTTTTAAACCAATGGCAGCCTGAGCGCGGCTGGGATGTGACTTTTTATGATTCTCCTAACCCAACACCGTTAATTCATCAATTGGAATTAGATTTAATTGCTGGGCGAAAATGTTATGTAACTACTGATAGTCGCACCGGGCGTTACAGTTGCGAAACTATTGAACGTTATTTAAAAGAACGGTTAGAAAAATTACGTCGCCAATTTCCTAAAACTTTAGTAATTAGCAGCCAAACTACAAATACATTAGGACATCCAGCAGTTGATTTTGTAGCCGCAATTAATCAAAAGATTCCTGAATATGAGACTGTATTTGTTACCCCTAGCATTGGCACAGGAATTAGCATTGATGTGCAACATTTTGATAGAGTATATGGCATATTTCAAGGGGTAATTCCAGATTCGGAAGCTCGCCAGGCATTAGCGAGAGTGAGGGATAATGTGCCCCGTGTGGTTTGGTGTGCGAAGCGGGGTATTGGGTTAATTGGTAGCGGTAGTACAAATTATCGTTTGCTTTCCTATTGGTATCAAGAAAATCAAAAAGATAATTTAGCTTTGCTTAGTCCTCTGCATAAAATTGATGTAGATTTACCCTTAGTTTACGACCCCATTCATTTAAGAACCTGGGCGAAGTTGTCTGCTAGGGTAAATGCTTCTATTCGTCTTTATCGCCAATCTTTACAAGAAGGTTTAATGGCAGATGGACATCAAGTTTGGACAAGAAGCAACGCTGTACATAATAATATTATCCGCGATTTACGCCTAGCATTTTTAGCAACAGATCCGCAGGATTTTGCCAATCGCAAGCGGTTGATTTTAGAAATTGTCAAAGTCCAAAAAGAATGGACGGAAAAACGGCAAAAATCTAAAGAAATTAAACGTAAAATTCGTGATATTAAACAGCAAAATCAATTGTTAGCAGCAACGGCTGTGGCTAATGCTAGGGATATTGATTATGTTGAGTATGAGAATTTGCTCGCTAAACATTCCCTCACTCAAGATGAACGGAACGCCGTTGAGAAATATATTCTCAGGCAAAGATACGGTATAGAAGTTACGCCGAATCTGAAGTTACAAGATGATAGGGGCTATTACGGACAACTGTTAACTCACTATTATCTAACCCACGAAAGCGAGTATTTTCATATTCGCGATCGCCAGGAGTGGCACCAACAATTATCATGGGGTGATGGGCAGGTTTTTCTACCAGATATAAAGACTTATACGCTGAAGGTTGAGGCGATGAGAGCCTTGGGAATGGTAGATTTTCTAGAAGTAGGGAGAGAATTTACGGAAGATGAGCCTGATTTAACTTTATTGAAGAATTTGGCTGTGCAAAATAGTAAACATATTAAAAGAGTGCTGGGTATTAATTTGGGAAGCGCGCCGGAAAGTGTTTCGGGAATTAAAATTCTCAGTCGCTTATTAAGTTTGTTGGGTTTAAGGTTGAGGCGAGGAGAGAAAGGTTATCAAGTTGACGCAGAAACCCTTGCAGATGGTAGACAAAAAGTATTTGCAATTTGGCAACAACGCGATGAATTAATGTTGACTCATTTGCGAAATATGAGGGATGAAACAACTAACTATCTCTCAGAATGGCAGCAAGTAGGTGTGTGA